Proteins from a genomic interval of Bradyrhizobium sp. CCBAU 53340:
- a CDS encoding TonB-dependent siderophore receptor, which yields MGQMVAPKSLRSVAVFDLADEKPSGVSKKVSAVASLIAVASVSSGAEAQQSDLPPVTVDAPIQRLRPTASKPTPDQVRARNALRRAAQRQQAAQTAPATSSGPADASPYADPAAPYKVDHVQAGGKFPEKLVDTPKSITVLSKEVLADKNATTLKQAILSTAGVTLGSGEGGNAFGDRFFIRGFDARNDIFIDGVRDSGVSVRENFFTEQVEILRGPGSTFAGRGVAGGAINIVTKQANTEKSFYNMDTTFGTDQTKRVTLDVNQVINPTFAVRAGGLFQDANVAGRDFVKDNRDGAFVATTWKPTDAIKITTDYIHTELTGVPDFGVPYYRPSTASTAGGPFPDFGANRNNWYGQINRDFYRTGQDIGTLNAEVQITPDLIVSNKFRASRSTQNYIGTLPESPVIATPLSASTLTMNPQSRLQITDVLANQTEATYKFQDGAGFKHTALAGIEVDRERSSIDKYLGLTSEGNGIPVSPSGSPTGVSVFYPQDTYLPGRALVLAGLPTKIGIDTVSGYVMDSANYHDFLILNGGFRYDNYNVNTSGYGTIGGVTQFGQQSAEFLIPNFNLGLTLKPLPNGSVYVAYATSANPVGAEFDGTSTAYGGLSPVLNGNSNQIFGPEKNRAIEFGTKWELFDRHLLLTAALFQTEKENARESRNITAATTTATCPYPVTVPPTTGAVSCITAGAAYRIRGIDLGIGGKITDKWSVFGGLVLMQSEVTKSLAPPANATLYASNIGLPLANVAHQSFSMLTKYQLNDTWELGGQAVYRSKIYGGTLLAANQGTSIPSYWRFDAFAEAKINKNWQLKLFVNNIFDKRYYDALYQSAAPFVLEAPGRAAYLVLSARY from the coding sequence ATGGGGCAGATGGTCGCGCCGAAGTCGTTGCGTTCGGTCGCAGTGTTCGATCTGGCGGATGAGAAGCCGTCGGGTGTTTCCAAGAAAGTCTCGGCCGTCGCGAGCCTGATCGCGGTCGCGTCGGTGTCAAGCGGCGCAGAAGCGCAGCAGTCGGATCTGCCGCCGGTAACGGTCGATGCGCCGATTCAGCGTTTGCGTCCGACGGCTTCAAAGCCAACCCCGGATCAAGTTCGCGCCCGCAACGCTCTTCGGCGCGCTGCGCAGCGCCAGCAGGCCGCGCAGACGGCTCCGGCGACGTCCTCCGGTCCCGCCGACGCCAGCCCCTATGCCGATCCCGCCGCGCCGTACAAGGTCGACCACGTTCAGGCCGGCGGCAAGTTTCCGGAGAAGCTGGTCGACACGCCGAAATCGATCACTGTCCTCAGCAAGGAAGTGCTTGCGGACAAGAACGCCACGACGTTGAAGCAGGCCATTCTCAGCACAGCGGGTGTGACGCTGGGCTCGGGCGAGGGCGGCAACGCTTTCGGCGATCGCTTCTTTATTCGCGGCTTCGATGCGCGCAATGACATTTTCATCGACGGCGTGCGCGATTCCGGGGTCAGCGTCCGTGAAAACTTCTTTACCGAGCAGGTCGAGATTCTACGCGGTCCCGGTTCGACTTTCGCAGGCCGTGGTGTTGCCGGCGGTGCGATCAACATCGTCACCAAGCAGGCAAACACGGAGAAGAGCTTCTACAACATGGACACGACGTTTGGCACCGACCAGACCAAGCGTGTCACGCTCGACGTCAACCAGGTGATCAACCCGACTTTCGCAGTTCGCGCCGGCGGCCTGTTTCAGGATGCCAATGTTGCCGGCCGCGACTTCGTGAAGGACAATCGCGACGGTGCTTTCGTCGCGACGACCTGGAAGCCAACCGACGCGATCAAGATCACAACCGATTACATTCATACCGAATTGACCGGCGTGCCGGATTTCGGCGTGCCCTATTATCGCCCGAGCACTGCGTCGACCGCTGGCGGTCCGTTTCCCGACTTCGGTGCCAACCGCAACAACTGGTACGGCCAGATCAACCGCGACTTCTACCGGACAGGTCAGGACATCGGCACGCTCAATGCGGAAGTGCAGATCACGCCCGATCTGATCGTCAGCAACAAGTTCCGCGCGTCCCGCTCGACCCAGAACTACATCGGAACGCTGCCGGAGAGTCCTGTCATTGCCACGCCGCTTTCAGCCTCGACGCTCACGATGAATCCGCAGAGTCGCCTGCAGATTACCGACGTGCTCGCCAACCAGACCGAGGCGACTTACAAATTCCAGGATGGGGCCGGCTTCAAGCATACCGCGCTGGCGGGGATCGAAGTCGATCGCGAGAGATCGTCGATCGACAAATATCTGGGCCTCACCTCGGAGGGAAACGGAATCCCCGTTAGTCCTTCCGGTTCACCAACGGGTGTCAGCGTCTTCTATCCGCAAGATACGTATCTGCCGGGCAGGGCGCTCGTACTGGCCGGCCTGCCGACCAAGATAGGCATCGATACCGTCAGTGGTTACGTCATGGATAGCGCAAACTATCATGATTTTCTGATCCTCAACGGCGGCTTCCGCTACGACAATTACAACGTCAACACGTCGGGCTACGGAACGATCGGTGGCGTAACCCAGTTCGGCCAGCAGTCGGCTGAATTCCTGATCCCGAACTTCAACCTCGGTCTGACGCTCAAGCCGCTGCCGAATGGCAGCGTCTACGTGGCATATGCGACGTCGGCAAACCCCGTGGGCGCCGAGTTCGACGGCACGAGCACCGCTTATGGCGGTCTCTCGCCTGTCCTCAACGGCAATTCGAACCAGATTTTCGGGCCGGAGAAGAACAGGGCGATCGAGTTCGGCACGAAATGGGAATTGTTCGACCGTCATCTCTTGCTGACAGCGGCGTTGTTCCAGACCGAAAAGGAGAATGCGCGCGAGTCGCGGAACATCACGGCGGCGACGACCACTGCGACTTGCCCCTATCCCGTCACGGTGCCACCGACCACCGGCGCGGTCTCCTGCATTACCGCCGGTGCGGCCTATCGCATCCGCGGTATCGATCTCGGCATCGGCGGCAAGATCACCGACAAATGGAGCGTGTTCGGTGGCCTGGTGCTGATGCAGTCGGAGGTGACGAAGTCGCTGGCTCCGCCGGCTAACGCGACGCTTTATGCTTCGAACATTGGCTTGCCGCTCGCCAACGTCGCACACCAGTCCTTCAGCATGCTGACCAAGTACCAGCTCAACGACACCTGGGAGCTGGGCGGGCAGGCGGTGTACCGCTCGAAAATTTACGGCGGCACTTTGCTTGCGGCCAACCAGGGTACGTCGATTCCGAGCTATTGGCGGTTCGATGCGTTCGCCGAAGCGAAGATCAACAAGAACTGGCAGTTGAAGCTGTTCGTCAACAACATCTTCGACAAGCGCTACTACGACGCGCTGTACCAGAGTGCCGCGCCCTTCGTGCTCGAAGCCCCGGGACGCGCCGCCTATCTGGTTCTGTCCGCGCGCTACTGA
- a CDS encoding Fe2+-dependent dioxygenase, with protein MLTCIEGVLSKDDVAEFRRIIDASEWEDGRSTAGAQSAMVKRNEQLPPDSEVARKLGNRIISALTSNPQFLAAAIPLQIYPPLFNRYAASGGHHFGLHVDNAIRGDRLTGLRIRTDLSVTLFLSEPEDYDGGELVIEDSYGSHEVKLPAGDCVLYPATSLHLVTPVTRGARVASFFWLQSMIRDDQARSTIFDLDSAIQALVQRLGRDDPETVKLTGIYHNLIRAWAEV; from the coding sequence ATGCTGACATGCATAGAAGGCGTTCTGAGCAAAGATGATGTGGCCGAGTTTCGCCGCATCATCGATGCCAGCGAATGGGAAGACGGTCGGTCCACCGCGGGCGCGCAGTCAGCCATGGTCAAGCGCAACGAGCAGTTGCCGCCTGACAGCGAGGTCGCGCGCAAGCTCGGCAATCGCATCATCTCGGCACTGACGTCGAACCCGCAGTTCCTGGCGGCGGCGATCCCGCTGCAGATTTACCCGCCGCTGTTCAATCGCTATGCGGCGAGCGGCGGCCACCATTTCGGCCTGCATGTCGACAACGCGATCCGCGGCGACCGCCTGACCGGCCTTCGTATCCGCACCGATCTTTCGGTCACGCTGTTCCTCAGCGAGCCCGAGGATTACGACGGTGGCGAACTTGTGATCGAGGACAGCTACGGCTCGCACGAAGTCAAGCTGCCGGCCGGGGACTGCGTGCTCTATCCCGCGACCAGCCTGCATCTCGTCACGCCGGTGACGAGGGGGGCACGGGTTGCATCTTTCTTCTGGCTTCAGAGCATGATACGTGACGATCAAGCTCGCAGCACGATCTTTGACCTCGACAGTGCCATTCAGGCGCTGGTGCAACGGCTCGGGCGTGACGATCCCGAAACGGTCAAATTGACGGGTATCTATCACAACCTCATTCGCGCCTGGGCCGAAGTATGA
- a CDS encoding multidrug efflux RND transporter permease subunit → MTEGGISAPFIRYPIGTSLLMAGILFVGLVAYPLLPVAPLPQVDFPTIQVTANLPGGSPETMASSVAQPLERQFAQIPGIAQMTSTSYLGTASVTIQFDLNRSIDGAANDVQGAINAAAGQLPKNLPSPPTYRKVNPADSPILLLSATSETLPLTTVSDAVDAQLAQQISQISGVAQVIIGGQQKPSVRVQIDPAKLVAKGLSLEDVRTQIAITTVDSPKGNIDGEKRAYTIYANDQLTQSKDWNDIIIAYRNGGPLRIRDVGQAVTGPEDAKQAAWANGKRGVFLVVFKQPGANVIETVDKIKATLPRLVAAIPPAIKIELMSDRTQTIRAAVEDVQFTLLLTIFLVVMVIFIFLRSFWATVIPTITVPLALLGACSLMWVFGYTLDNLSLMALTIAVGFVVDDAIVMLENISRYVEEGEAPMAAAFRGAKEIGFTIVSISISLVAVLIPLLLMGGIIGRLFREFAVVLAMTIFVSMIVSLTLTPMMASRFLRAHGEIQHGRFYQWSERAFDAMLRGYEHILDIALSWKRTTLLIFFATLALSIYLFVLIPKGFFPQQDNGLITATSEASQDISFSAMKDRQEALAKIIQADPAVASVAMAIGGSGRAGNNGNLFITLKPRNQRDASAQQVIGRLRPQLEKVPGARLYMQAAQDVRLGGRPTRTQFEFTLQDADLSELNEWAPKILAKMQTLRELRDVATDQQTQGTTVQLKINRDTASRYGIQPQLIDDTLYDAFGQRQVTQYFTQLNTYKVILEILPEMQGNLDSLNKLYLKSPLTGDQVPLSTFATWTTDPVRPLSISHQGQFPAITISFNLAQNVALGQATEAVQKAMADLGAPATLNSSFQGTAQAFQQSLGTVPLLILAALVVVYLILGILYESYIHPITILSTLPSAGVGALAILMAAGFDFSLIALIGIILLIGIVKKNGIMMVDFAIAAERDEHKTPEESIRQAALLRFRPIMMTTMAALLGGVPLMLGHGTGAEIRQPLGYAMVGGLIVSQALTLFTTPVVYLYLDKFANLFKNPSAEDEGHETSRRGTVKEAAE, encoded by the coding sequence ATGACCGAAGGCGGGATTTCGGCACCTTTCATCCGTTATCCCATCGGCACCTCGCTGCTGATGGCCGGCATCCTCTTTGTCGGCCTCGTCGCCTATCCCCTGCTGCCGGTCGCGCCGCTGCCGCAAGTGGACTTCCCGACGATCCAGGTCACGGCCAATCTGCCGGGCGGCAGCCCGGAAACGATGGCCTCGTCGGTCGCACAGCCGCTGGAGCGCCAGTTCGCGCAGATCCCGGGCATCGCGCAGATGACCTCGACGAGTTATCTGGGCACCGCCTCGGTCACCATCCAGTTCGACCTCAACCGCAGCATCGACGGGGCGGCGAACGACGTGCAGGGCGCGATCAACGCCGCCGCCGGTCAACTGCCGAAGAACCTGCCCTCGCCGCCGACCTATCGCAAGGTCAATCCGGCGGACTCTCCGATCCTGCTTTTGTCCGCCACCTCCGAGACGTTGCCTCTGACCACCGTCAGCGACGCGGTCGACGCGCAGCTTGCCCAGCAGATCAGTCAGATCTCCGGTGTGGCGCAGGTCATTATCGGCGGTCAGCAGAAGCCGTCCGTCCGGGTCCAGATCGATCCCGCCAAGCTCGTCGCCAAGGGCTTGTCGCTGGAGGACGTGCGGACCCAGATAGCGATCACGACAGTCGATAGTCCCAAGGGCAACATCGACGGCGAGAAGCGCGCCTATACGATCTACGCCAACGATCAGCTGACGCAGTCGAAGGACTGGAACGACATCATCATCGCCTATCGCAACGGCGGTCCGCTGCGCATCCGCGATGTCGGCCAGGCGGTCACCGGCCCCGAGGACGCCAAACAGGCGGCCTGGGCGAATGGCAAACGCGGCGTCTTCCTGGTGGTGTTCAAGCAGCCCGGCGCGAACGTCATCGAAACCGTCGACAAGATCAAGGCGACCCTGCCCCGCCTCGTTGCGGCGATCCCGCCGGCGATCAAGATCGAGCTGATGAGCGACCGAACCCAGACCATTCGGGCCGCGGTCGAGGACGTGCAGTTCACGCTGCTTCTGACCATCTTCCTGGTGGTCATGGTCATCTTCATCTTCCTGCGCAGCTTCTGGGCGACCGTCATTCCGACGATCACGGTGCCTCTGGCGCTGCTCGGCGCCTGCTCACTCATGTGGGTGTTCGGCTACACCCTGGATAACCTGTCCCTGATGGCGCTGACGATCGCGGTCGGCTTCGTGGTCGACGACGCCATCGTCATGCTCGAGAACATCTCCCGCTACGTCGAGGAAGGTGAAGCGCCAATGGCCGCCGCCTTCCGAGGCGCGAAGGAAATCGGCTTCACCATCGTTTCGATCAGCATCTCGCTGGTCGCGGTGCTGATCCCGCTGCTGCTGATGGGCGGCATCATCGGCCGTCTGTTCCGCGAGTTCGCCGTCGTGCTGGCGATGACCATCTTCGTCTCGATGATCGTCTCGCTGACGCTCACCCCGATGATGGCGTCGCGCTTCCTGCGCGCCCATGGCGAGATCCAGCACGGCCGCTTCTATCAGTGGAGCGAACGCGCTTTTGACGCGATGCTGCGCGGCTACGAGCATATCCTCGACATCGCCTTGAGCTGGAAGCGCACGACGCTCCTCATTTTCTTCGCAACCCTTGCGCTGTCGATCTACCTCTTCGTCTTGATTCCCAAAGGCTTCTTCCCGCAGCAGGACAACGGCCTGATCACCGCCACCTCGGAAGCGTCGCAGGACATCTCCTTTTCGGCCATGAAGGACCGGCAAGAAGCGCTCGCCAAGATCATACAGGCAGATCCTGCCGTCGCCAGCGTCGCCATGGCCATCGGCGGCAGCGGAAGAGCCGGCAACAACGGCAATCTGTTCATCACCTTGAAACCCCGCAACCAGCGCGACGCCTCGGCGCAGCAGGTCATTGGACGCCTCCGTCCGCAGCTTGAGAAGGTGCCCGGCGCGCGGCTTTACATGCAGGCGGCCCAGGACGTCCGGCTCGGCGGCCGGCCGACACGCACGCAGTTCGAGTTCACGCTGCAGGATGCCGACCTTTCCGAGCTCAACGAATGGGCGCCGAAAATTCTCGCCAAGATGCAGACGCTGCGGGAGCTGCGTGACGTCGCAACCGACCAGCAGACCCAGGGCACCACGGTCCAGCTCAAGATCAACCGTGACACCGCCTCGCGTTACGGCATCCAGCCGCAGCTGATCGACGACACGCTCTACGATGCCTTCGGCCAGCGGCAGGTCACGCAGTATTTCACGCAGCTCAACACCTATAAGGTGATCCTGGAAATCCTGCCGGAGATGCAGGGCAACCTGGATTCGCTGAACAAGCTCTATCTGAAGTCGCCGCTGACCGGCGATCAGGTGCCGCTGTCGACCTTTGCGACCTGGACCACCGATCCGGTGCGCCCGCTCTCGATCAGCCACCAGGGCCAATTCCCGGCGATCACGATCAGCTTCAACCTCGCTCAAAATGTCGCGCTCGGCCAGGCGACCGAAGCCGTGCAGAAGGCGATGGCCGATCTCGGTGCGCCGGCGACTCTCAATTCGAGCTTCCAGGGCACCGCGCAGGCCTTCCAGCAATCGCTCGGCACCGTGCCACTCCTGATCCTCGCGGCACTGGTCGTGGTCTATCTGATCCTCGGCATCCTCTACGAGAGCTACATCCATCCGATCACGATTCTGTCCACCCTGCCCTCGGCCGGCGTCGGTGCGCTCGCAATTCTGATGGCGGCCGGCTTCGACTTCAGCCTCATTGCCTTGATCGGAATCATTCTCCTGATCGGCATCGTGAAGAAGAACGGCATCATGATGGTCGACTTCGCCATCGCCGCCGAGCGCGACGAGCACAAGACACCGGAAGAGTCGATCCGCCAGGCCGCGTTGCTCCGCTTCCGCCCGATCATGATGACGACGATGGCGGCATTGCTCGGCGGCGTGCCGCTGATGCTCGGCCACGGCACTGGCGCCGAGATCCGCCAGCCGCTCGGCTATGCCATGGTCGGCGGCCTGATCGTCAGCCAGGCGCTGACCCTGTTCACGACCCCGGTGGTCTATCTCTATCTCGACAAGTTTGCGAACCTGTTCAAGAACCCGTCGGCCGAGGACGAGGGGCACGAGACGTCCAGACGCGGCACCGTCAAGGAAGCCGCCGAGTAA
- a CDS encoding invasion associated locus B family protein — MLMQSRLVALAAAALMSTGVAHAQQGAKKNAAPPAPAAQPSPAPTQPQADGTPPQPGWIARCTSASRDAPLECAMEQNAVLTKTGQTIVLINIRIAPDTRTPVALLQLPLGLNLPIGAKLQVDEGKTVDLQIQTCENRGCYASTPIAPDLLAALRSGKQLKVSFQNMAKETIAIPMPLNDFAAAYDKIK; from the coding sequence ATGCTCATGCAATCCAGACTTGTCGCCCTCGCCGCCGCTGCCCTGATGTCGACGGGCGTCGCGCATGCCCAGCAAGGCGCCAAGAAGAACGCAGCTCCGCCTGCCCCGGCCGCGCAACCTTCGCCCGCGCCCACTCAACCGCAAGCCGACGGCACCCCGCCGCAGCCCGGCTGGATCGCGCGCTGCACCAGCGCGAGCCGCGATGCTCCGCTCGAATGCGCGATGGAGCAGAACGCGGTTCTGACCAAGACCGGCCAAACCATCGTCCTGATCAACATCCGCATCGCTCCCGACACACGCACGCCGGTGGCGCTGCTCCAGCTGCCGCTCGGCCTCAATTTGCCGATCGGCGCCAAACTCCAGGTCGACGAAGGCAAGACCGTCGACCTCCAGATCCAAACTTGCGAGAATCGCGGCTGCTACGCCTCGACGCCGATCGCGCCGGACCTGCTGGCTGCCTTGCGCTCGGGCAAGCAGCTGAAGGTCTCCTTCCAGAACATGGCCAAGGAAACGATCGCGATCCCGATGCCGCTGAACGATTTCGCCGCGGCCTACGACAAGATCAAGTAG
- a CDS encoding efflux RND transporter periplasmic adaptor subunit: MKKSRPILWIVIIAAVAGGGYYGWKRYQAAEAAKAQTAQKGAPRAAAVPVSITPVQKADFPVYLTGLGTVQGFNTVQVRTRVDGQIDKIAFTEGQMVKQGDLLVEIDPRPFQAALDQAKAKKSQDEANLANANLDLQRYTKLGEFATRQQTDTQRSTVAQLTAQIAADEAAIANAQTQLDYTQVKSPITGVAGLRQVDIGNIVNASSQTGIVTIAQVEPITVIFTAPEDQLPYISEGQKSGELKVVAFTTDGKKTLAEGKLAVINNQVDTTSGTIRLKAVFNNREHTLWPGQSVSTRLLVRTLKDATIVPDDAVQHSTDGLYAYTVSQDNKAEVRKIKVSYSIDGRSVVDEGLNPGQQVITGGQYKVQPGSLVSTTIASSDQVQRNKVQQE, from the coding sequence ATGAAAAAGTCACGGCCGATCCTGTGGATTGTCATCATCGCAGCCGTGGCCGGTGGCGGCTACTACGGCTGGAAGCGATATCAGGCCGCGGAGGCCGCGAAAGCCCAGACCGCACAGAAGGGCGCGCCGCGCGCCGCCGCCGTGCCCGTCAGCATCACGCCGGTCCAGAAGGCCGACTTCCCGGTCTACTTGACCGGCCTCGGCACCGTTCAGGGCTTCAACACCGTACAAGTCCGGACCCGGGTGGATGGCCAGATCGACAAGATCGCCTTCACCGAAGGCCAGATGGTCAAGCAAGGCGATCTCCTGGTCGAGATCGATCCGCGCCCGTTCCAGGCCGCCCTTGATCAAGCCAAGGCCAAGAAGTCGCAGGACGAGGCCAACCTCGCCAACGCCAATCTCGACCTTCAGCGCTACACCAAGCTCGGCGAATTCGCGACGCGGCAGCAGACCGATACGCAGCGCTCCACCGTTGCGCAGCTCACCGCCCAGATCGCCGCCGACGAAGCCGCGATCGCCAACGCGCAGACCCAGCTGGACTACACTCAGGTCAAGTCGCCGATCACCGGCGTCGCCGGCCTGCGCCAGGTCGACATCGGCAACATCGTCAACGCCTCGAGCCAGACCGGAATCGTCACCATCGCACAGGTCGAGCCGATCACCGTGATCTTTACGGCGCCGGAGGACCAGCTGCCCTATATCAGCGAGGGCCAGAAATCCGGCGAGCTCAAGGTGGTCGCGTTCACCACCGACGGCAAGAAGACGCTGGCCGAAGGCAAGCTCGCGGTGATCAACAACCAGGTCGATACGACCAGCGGGACGATCAGGCTCAAGGCGGTGTTCAATAACAGAGAACACACGCTGTGGCCGGGACAATCGGTGTCGACACGTCTGTTGGTGCGGACCCTGAAGGATGCGACCATCGTTCCCGATGATGCGGTCCAGCATTCGACCGACGGCCTCTACGCCTATACCGTCAGCCAGGACAACAAGGCTGAGGTTCGCAAGATCAAGGTCAGCTATTCCATCGACGGCCGTTCAGTCGTCGATGAGGGATTGAATCCCGGTCAGCAAGTCATCACCGGCGGTCAATACAAGGTACAGCCCGGCAGTCTCGTCTCGACGACGATCGCGAGCTCGGATCAGGTCCAGAGAAACAAGGTTCAGCAGGAATGA
- a CDS encoding DUF1428 domain-containing protein has protein sequence MPYVDGFVLAVAKDKIEAYKALARTASAVWMEHGALDYVECIGDDVPYGTLTSFPRAVMASEDEVVVFSWIVYRNRESRDAVNAKVMADPRLKGSDMPFDGKRMIYGGFTTLLKAGGAD, from the coding sequence ATGCCCTATGTCGATGGTTTCGTGCTCGCCGTGGCGAAGGACAAGATCGAGGCCTACAAGGCGCTAGCGCGAACGGCCTCCGCGGTGTGGATGGAGCATGGCGCGCTCGATTATGTTGAATGCATCGGCGACGACGTTCCCTATGGCACGCTCACCTCGTTTCCGCGCGCGGTGATGGCGAGTGAGGATGAGGTCGTGGTGTTTTCCTGGATCGTCTACCGTAACAGGGAGAGCCGCGATGCCGTCAATGCCAAGGTGATGGCCGATCCCAGGCTCAAGGGTTCGGACATGCCGTTCGACGGCAAGCGGATGATCTATGGTGGCTTTACCACGCTGCTGAAGGCAGGCGGAGCGGACTGA
- a CDS encoding iron-containing alcohol dehydrogenase: protein MTNAFTPIEILRPTILEFGNGTITAAARFADRIGAKRPLVISDPFNARRVDTLALPGAVKVFGEVKPEPDLPNLERAVAMAKETKPDLVVGFGGGSAMDLAKLVAVMCTGDVAFADIVGPEKVAGRSVALMQIPTTSGTGSEAGTRALVTDPVSQNKQAVQSRFMLADIAIVDPDLTMTVPKEITAATGVDALAHCVEAYTSRKAHPTIDLYALEGARLVGKYLKRAVADGSDREARAGLSLASLYGGYCLGPVNTTAGHAVAYPLGTRHHIAHGLACAMIFPHTLAFNMPAVEMKTMAVLGALGLPEQRDPKSAFDATYAFCKNLGVEMRLSALGVPKSDLGVMADEAHAIRRLLDNNPRDLSRDAILNMYEVAL, encoded by the coding sequence ATGACCAACGCCTTCACGCCCATCGAAATCCTCCGTCCCACCATCCTGGAGTTCGGCAACGGCACGATCACGGCTGCGGCGCGCTTCGCCGATCGGATCGGTGCCAAGCGGCCGCTGGTGATTTCCGATCCCTTCAATGCCCGCCGCGTAGATACGCTGGCGCTGCCGGGCGCGGTGAAGGTGTTCGGCGAGGTCAAGCCGGAGCCCGATCTGCCCAATCTCGAGAGGGCGGTCGCGATGGCGAAAGAGACCAAGCCGGATCTCGTGGTCGGCTTCGGCGGTGGCAGCGCGATGGATCTCGCCAAGCTGGTTGCGGTGATGTGCACGGGCGATGTCGCCTTTGCCGACATCGTCGGGCCGGAAAAGGTGGCTGGCCGCAGCGTCGCGCTGATGCAGATTCCGACCACCTCGGGCACCGGTAGCGAGGCCGGCACCCGCGCGCTCGTCACCGATCCCGTCAGCCAGAACAAGCAGGCGGTGCAGAGCCGCTTCATGCTGGCCGACATCGCCATCGTCGATCCTGATCTGACGATGACCGTGCCGAAGGAAATCACGGCAGCCACCGGCGTCGATGCGCTGGCGCATTGCGTCGAGGCCTATACTAGCCGCAAGGCGCATCCGACGATCGATCTCTATGCGCTCGAAGGGGCGCGGCTGGTCGGGAAGTATCTCAAGCGTGCGGTGGCCGACGGCAGCGACCGGGAAGCCCGCGCCGGTCTTTCGTTGGCCTCGCTCTATGGCGGCTATTGCCTGGGGCCCGTGAACACCACCGCCGGTCACGCCGTGGCCTATCCCCTCGGCACGCGCCATCACATCGCCCACGGTTTGGCCTGCGCGATGATCTTCCCGCACACGCTGGCGTTCAACATGCCCGCGGTCGAGATGAAGACGATGGCGGTGCTCGGAGCTCTCGGTCTGCCCGAGCAGCGCGATCCGAAGTCTGCGTTCGATGCGACCTACGCGTTCTGCAAGAACCTCGGCGTGGAGATGCGGCTGTCGGCGCTCGGCGTGCCCAAAAGCGATCTCGGCGTCATGGCCGATGAGGCGCACGCGATCAGGCGCCTGCTCGACAACAACCCGCGCGATCTGAGCCGGGATGCGATCCTCAACATGTACGAGGTCGCGCTTTAG
- a CDS encoding tripartite tricarboxylate transporter substrate binding protein → MRSMWLGLASAILLAVSPALAQDGYPSKQVTVIVPFAAGGTADIFARMISNHLQMKLGKPFVVENVGGAGSILGVTRLAKSTPDGITIGLASTSALAINPSLYGPKLSYQPDRDLAPVAQISVVPNVLVVNPNKIKARTVPELIAYLKANPDKVSFGSAGVGTSQHLAGELFQQMTGTKMVHVPYKGSSQMLTDLLSGQIDLAFDNVPLLLPQVKTGQLAMLATATPKRAAFDPEMPAVAEFLPGFEAVAWHGVFVPAATPKPIIEKLSAEIRAFMQQPETVQKMAELGATAVAVDSEPFAAYIGSETERWKKVIEAANIKME, encoded by the coding sequence ATGAGATCGATGTGGCTTGGTCTTGCGTCGGCAATCCTGCTGGCGGTCTCGCCGGCGCTGGCGCAGGACGGCTATCCGTCCAAGCAGGTGACCGTGATCGTGCCCTTCGCCGCCGGCGGCACCGCGGACATTTTCGCGCGCATGATCTCCAACCATTTGCAGATGAAGCTGGGCAAGCCGTTCGTGGTCGAGAATGTCGGCGGCGCCGGCTCGATTCTCGGCGTTACGCGGCTCGCAAAGTCGACGCCTGACGGCATCACGATCGGGCTTGCCAGCACCTCGGCGCTCGCGATCAATCCGTCGCTGTATGGTCCGAAGCTCAGCTACCAGCCCGACAGGGATCTGGCGCCGGTTGCCCAGATCAGCGTCGTGCCCAACGTGCTCGTCGTCAATCCCAACAAGATCAAGGCGCGCACCGTGCCGGAGCTGATCGCCTATCTGAAGGCAAATCCGGACAAGGTCTCGTTCGGCTCGGCCGGCGTCGGCACCTCGCAGCATCTCGCTGGCGAGCTGTTTCAGCAGATGACCGGCACCAAGATGGTGCACGTGCCCTACAAGGGCTCGAGCCAGATGCTGACCGACTTGCTCAGCGGCCAGATCGATCTCGCCTTCGACAACGTGCCGCTGCTGTTGCCGCAGGTGAAGACTGGCCAGCTCGCGATGCTCGCGACCGCAACGCCGAAGCGCGCCGCGTTCGATCCTGAGATGCCTGCGGTTGCCGAATTCCTGCCGGGCTTCGAAGCCGTCGCCTGGCACGGCGTCTTCGTGCCTGCTGCGACGCCGAAGCCGATCATCGAAAAGCTCTCGGCCGAGATCCGCGCCTTCATGCAGCAGCCGGAGACGGTGCAGAAAATGGCCGAGCTCGGCGCCACAGCCGTCGCGGTCGATTCCGAGCCGTTCGCGGCCTACATCGGCTCCGAGACGGAGCGCTGGAAGAAGGTGATTGAAGCCGCGAACATCAAGATGGAGTAG